acatTCATAAATACAAACATACTTACTGCTTGTTATattctaattatttaaaaaatacaacttataaatataattataatttttccTCTTAAATAGGTATTTTCATAATTATAAGAAAAAAAAGACTTTTGATATCACTAATTTCTATCAACGAAATACAATCTACTTGAAAACCACATTAAAATAATTTAGTTTCCTTCAACACTAAATAGTCTATTGAATATTGAATATAATAAGCACTGTAAGAGTGTACATAATAGTTTATTGAATATAATAAGCATTGTAAGAGTGTACATAATAGCTTATTTGGCTCTGGTAGtaagaaaataaatcaattaagACATCAATGATTTAAAACAAATGATTTAAAACAAACATTTATTGATATCTAATAGTTTAGATATCAAAATAGTAGAATCCCTCCTACTTAAAAAAATACCCAATACTACAATAACGTATCTTCCCTTTTACAATAATTTATCATCCAACAAACTTAAAAGCTATTGAACATATCAGACAATAACTTGCATTCATCAATGATTTAAAATAAACATTAACTTGCATTCATCAATGATTTAAAATAAACATTTATTGATATCTAATAGTTTAGATATCAAAATAGTGGAATCCCTCCTACTTAAAACAATACCCAATACTACAATAACGTATCTTCCCTTTTACAATAATTTATTATCCAACAAACTTAAAACCTATTGAACATATCAGACAATAAATTGCATTAGAATGTGGTGCTGTCAAAAACAAATCAATGGGCAGGTGAGGTAACGACAAAGCTAAAGAGGAAGCAGTCCCTGAGGCTCCCTTTCAGATACACATAGTTACGTAGAAGCCCCTCCTTGATAAACCCTGCCTTCTCCAGCACTCTTGCCGAGGCCACATTCTCTGGGAGAACCAGAGCTTCAATCCTCGTTATCCCTTGCAATTCCTTCGATCCAATTTTGATAGCAGTGATTACAGCTTGAGTGGTGACACCCATTTTCCAATACTTCCTAGAGATGGCATACCCCATCTCTGCTCTGCAACTATTCATTCCACTGCCTTGCTCAAGCATAATGTGGCCAATGGCCTTATTACTTCCTTGGATACAAATGGCCTTAAACCAATGGTGAGGAATCACCACGTTTGCAACATATTCTCTTGCTTGTTGCTTCGATTTGAAGAGCTCCCAAGTCATAAAGCGTGTAACTTCTTCATCACTTGCCCATTCATAGAAATCATCAACGTCAGCCAGACAGAAGCTCCTCAATTGCACTTGGATTGGCCTCTCACCCATTCTTAAATTTTGGAACTCTGATTTTCAATCGGCTAATAGTTGAAGAGAATTAAATGCTCAAGGTTTTGAACAGCTTGACTCTTTTATCATATTGCACTAGATGGTAGACAATTTATAGGATGTTCTGTGCTCATTTTTTCACCAACCATTCTAAACATTTGTATGACTTACCTTGTGAGAAGTATAACCGACCATGTTTTATATATTTGGAAGACGAAATGTGATTGAATAATAGTGTGTAATTTTGCTATGTTGGAATGGATGAGAATCTGGTAAGAATCATCACTGCTCTCCCACCGACAGGCTTTTTCAAAAGCTGCCAATTCTCTACCACTCTAAGTGGATGATACCAGAATATACAAAGTGGGTATATTCAACTACTTCTTCTCTTTGATCGTTGAGAATGTTACACACTCTTCAAATTTCTTAGCACATATGCAGTTTTACACTGTCCCAAGCTTTATTCCTTCAAAAGGTTAACTATTTCTAATTTCTTTCCACATGTGCGGATCTACTTATCCCCTAGTTCGTTGATAATGACACACCCATTCTTTGCACATCTGCAGTTTTACTTGGATACGTAGGTTTCAAGCTTTATTCCTTTAATATTTTTGTTGAACTAAGATCACTGAATAACATTTGACGAGTGAATTCTTGTTTTCCTTGCTATAATCACTTCAATATGATTTGTCTCTACTTCCATTTTTCTGCGCACAATAAGAATGTTCTCAGTACACTTCAAAAGTAGAATTGGTAGGTGGATAGGAATCATTTAGCTATCCATTTCCTTTCTCTTTACCAATGATTAGTCATTGCAGTCCATCGTATGAACGCTTTTTTTTTTACATGGCTGAAAGCTAATACTCACGTATTTACATTTTCCACGGACTATATAAAGATATAGTGATAAATGGTATGTTTTTATGTAaaattgtagttcatttcttttgaCTCTCATTCATGCATACTGATATTTTATTAGTTTAGCACTCCAATTATCATATCCCTTCCCTCTGCATCTTTAATATTTCTCTCTCACTTACACACATATACCACATTTACAACATTCTTGTGATTCCCACATGCCTATACTTATCTCACCTCTATATTTGTGCATTTCTTTATATTCACCCTATCCATGTACAGTACATTTACCTATGCACATATTTTTAATCGTAAGAaaagtaattaaaataaattaaacaatttttcaaaggtaatattttttataaaaaattcaatCAAGTATAATATTTTGTGTTTTAATATTGTGTTCTTGTATTTAAAgatatttaatgcattcatttcaccATTCATTGCTTTGAAGGAATATTCACTTATCATTTACTTGAAACACTTCATTTAGTACATTAAAATGAATCTGATTATGCCCAAATATTCAAAGAGTATATGCATGACTAAAGTTTGTTGTTTTCAAATATTTATACACATTTATATGGGTTGATGTAGGAGAACATTGTCCTTTAGAAAATACTAACATACCTTAAATGATACGTATAAATATTGTCTATCACCAAACTTTGGGAAGCATAGAAGAAGTTAGGATACATTGGTGAAGTGCAAAGTGTAAGTGTACAAATTGCATCAAACAAGTTTGCAAGTACATGATATATTAATAATCATGGATTTGATCATAAACTGTAGTGTCATCCTTGCATGGTTTTAGTAAAATATCATATTAGTCCAACCCAACCATACCCTCCAAAACCTTCAAATAAATTTTGGTTATGCTTCACTTTTTAGTTAATGTGAGATATATATTAGGCTTTGTCTCTACAGATTCCAAATCAAGagtttatttgtgaatagtctTTTGATTTATTCCAAGGTTTGAATATCTCGTGCACTTTAGTTTACATAACTTACTAGTGATATTTTCCTTATAGCTTCAAACCATGCACCGAAGAGTTATGATCCTTTACATGAATTACAAATTTTTCAAGCTATCATTCATTATTTAACATTACAAAAGTTTATTAGATGtgagaatttttttaaaatgaagCATAATCCAAGGTAACTATCATTTTAATAGAACATGTCCAAATCATCGTTTCGAGAGTATGCATCTTCTCAACATTATTTTTTAGGGATACATTAATAATTGGGTATTATGTtaaaaaataaatgtatatagGTATATTATAATCTACGTTCTAGTAATCCAAAGTTCACACATACATGAAAGACTATAATTAAATCTCACATtcacatgttcctaatttaagattTGACAAGATAGTTACATTTGTGGCAATTTCATGAAGGAAAGGGGCTTATAAATTATACTTGAATTGGTTGATTGATAATAAATGTAAGAAATTAATCTTAGAAAGGGATACAAAGTGTGAGTCACCTTATATATTCACACAATGTAACATTTGGTTAACAATTTAGAACAATTTCCTTTTGAGGATTGACATAAACACAAAATATTAATATAGGAATAAATACTTAAATTATATTATAGATGATAAAATATAATGGATGTATGCTGGATTTTGAATCTATTGTAAATCCCCAATTAGCCCAATCACAAGCCTAGAATCTACAAAATCATTCAACAATGGCAATGGAGCTTGAAATCAAATGCATGCAAATAAAATAAACAACAATATACCTCATACAAATTATATGATTGACTCCATTGTCCTCCTATCCTTAAAGATATTGTGAAAAATATGTATTTCATCTCAGCATTAATCAGTGGTAAAATATGGCTTAAATGAATGGAGTGTGGTTGATTGATGATGCAAGAAAAATGATAACATGATTATGAAATATCTATCTAGATAATTTTGGCATAATAGATATAGAATCAAGTTGTGGATTATGAAATGAGATAGAAAAGCCTCTTCTATAGAATTTTCCAATGGAAAAAATGGCTTAGATTAAGAGTTTAAAAGATGAATGACCATGATCACATAGTTATAAGTAAATCAATAGGATTAAAAGGTGCAAATGAAATGAAGGGATTATATTAAGAGGTGGAATAGAGTGAGTAATATCGAGAGGTTATTTTGAATGAAGGTCTAAGATTAAGGGGTGGGTTGACCTATTGGTTAAATGGATATGGAAATTTTAGAAGGGAGAAAAGTGGATGAAGTGAAATGAGACACTTTCCACGTGACTATGAGTTttgattatgatccatgtgaataaGTTGGAGGGACAAGATTAAAGAGAAGAGGagaatcagttaattaaataaataaaattatttatttaagtaatagaGAGTAAAAAGGTGGGttttctaaataaataataaatatttatgtaattaagTAAAAAAAAATATGCTTCTACATAACCCTTGTTAAAGACTTACGTTAGATTAGAGTGTATATATGGCAT
This genomic stretch from Cryptomeria japonica chromosome 8, Sugi_1.0, whole genome shotgun sequence harbors:
- the LOC131055392 gene encoding uncharacterized protein LOC131055392, whose amino-acid sequence is MGERPIQVQLRSFCLADVDDFYEWASDEEVTRFMTWELFKSKQQAREYVANVVIPHHWFKAICIQGSNKAIGHIMLEQGSGMNSCRAEMGYAISRKYWKMGVTTQAVITAIKIGSKELQGITRIEALVLPENVASARVLEKAGFIKEGLLRNYVYLKGSLRDCFLFSFVVTSPAH